One segment of Meriones unguiculatus strain TT.TT164.6M chromosome 3, Bangor_MerUng_6.1, whole genome shotgun sequence DNA contains the following:
- the LOC110544477 gene encoding olfactory receptor 4S2-like has translation MASSTFSMEGVNNVTEFIFGGLSQNPEVEEVCFVVFSFFYMVIVLGNLLIMLTVCFSNLFKSPMYFFLNILSFVDICYSSSTAPKMIADLLVKKKTISYVGCMLQLFVVHFFGCTEIFILTVMAYDRYVAICKPLHYMTIMDRGRCNKILLGTWVSGFIHSIIQVALVVQLPFCGPNEIDQYFCDVHPVLKLACTDTYIIGVVVTANSGTITLISFVILLFSYTVILVSLRKQSSEGRRKALSTCGSHIAVVIIFFGPCTFMYMQPDTTFSEDKMVAVFYTIIIPILNPLIYTLRNAEVKNAMRKLWTRKVSWETTGK, from the coding sequence ATGGCCTCAAGTACTTTTTCCATGGAAGGAGTAAACAATGTCACTGAATTCATTTTTGGGGGTCTTTCTCAGAACCCAGAGGTTGAAGAAGTATGCTTtgttgtgttttccttcttttacaTGGTCATTGTGCTAGGAAACCTCCTCATTATGCTGACAGTTTGCTTTAGCAATCTTTTCAAGTCTCCTATGTATTTTTTCCTCAACATTCTATCTTTTGTGGACATTTGCTACTCCTCATCCACAGCACCCAAGATGATTGCTGACCTGCTAGTGAAGAAAAAAACTATTTCCTATGTAGGGTGCATGTTACAACTCTTTGTTGTTCATTTCTTTGGTTGCACTGAGATCTTCATCCTTACAGTCATGGCATATGATCGATACGTGGCCATCTGTAAACCTCTCCACTACATGACTATCATGGACCGGGGAAGATGCAATAAGATATTGCTGGGGACATGGGTGAGTGGGTTCATACATTCTATTATCCAAGTGGCTCTGGTGGTACAGCTCCCCTTTTGTGGACCCAATGAGATTGATCAATACTTCTGTGATGTACATCCTGTGCTGAAACTCGCCTGCACTGACACCTATATTATTGGTGTTGTTGTGACGGCCAACAGTGGTACCATTACACTGATAAGTTTTGTCATCTTGCTATTCTCATACACAGTCATTCTTGTATCTCTAAGAAAGCAATCATCCGAAGGAAGACGCAAAGCTCTCTCCACATGTGGATCCCACATTGCTGTGGTCATCATCTTTTTTGGTCCCTGTACTTTCATGTATATGCAGCCTGACACCACCTTTTCAGAGGACAAGATGGTTGCTGTATTTTACACCATTATCATTCCCATACTGAATCCTCTAATTTACACTCTAAGAAATGCAGAAGTGAAAAATGCAATGAGGAAGCTGTGGACTAGAAAGGTTTCCTGGGAGACTACTGGGAAATAG